caaaacaagaattaaaaacacataattaagaactagttaaatatttatcatacaattcagaaaataataacaagattcatcttaggtttcattccccttaggtatttaggggttttagctcataactaaataagaaaacatctcagaataataaagaatacaaaacataaaaaaaaacccaaaactcttgaacgggaaattgaagagagatcttcagtcttgatgatgaatccggcttctgagatggatcaatcggcttccttggagtaattccttccttcctccccgTGTGtcctcttttcttcctcctctagagtgtatttataggctttataattctaagagccctcaaaattagcctttttcgaattggactcaacttgggctcggcagggacacgcccgtgtgtgattacttcaggccgtgctcgagcttgccaaattgacacagccttgtgatctgcccgtgtgaggaggtctaggccgtgttgatttcgtactttggctcattttctccgtttttggcttatttctcgttcctttcgctctcctatgctttcctaagtataaaatatgaaattaaagcattaggagcatcgaattcaccaattctaatgggaaatcatccataaaatatgttaaacatggggtaaaaatatgtataaattacgatttatcaacgACTCCACAGAAATATTCGAAGAATTTTCGGTGATTTATggatcccagttgaaccttaggaatagataggatacaaatgacatgtcattagggattatcatgttttgggtgctggtctcgtacgtcctaccGCTGGCTGAGTTTTTAGCATGTGTTGCAGTTACtttacagcttgtgtgagcagtaccgtgtagctacgtcttgactgacagcttgtgtgaacagaccCAGCTTTGGCTCGAGAGAGAGCattgatatgaaatatgaaatcatAGTGGTTTTGACCACGTGTCGGCACATAGTGTGCGAGATACCcgtgtatccgatattattccaagtggttcaatggacACAGTGTTGTTACGAGAATTATACGAGTTCAATACGAACAAAGTATTTATGTGAAATACGGGAAGTGGTATATATATTTGACATATGAATTCATGACTAACATGGTTGATAATTATGCGTTAGGCttttgggctaaattgagttGTATTATGCCTAAATTTTACTTACCTAAATTGTGGTTTATTGGTAAGTTGTAtttttagttatacgaacttactaagtttaaTTGCTtagtctgttttttttttttcgtgttttatagtgattcagaaGCTCGTTCAGATTGAAAGTTGTCAAAGATTacaccacactatcaaacacttattttggtacttttggttatatattttggttttaatggcatgtataggtctttttGGCTAGTGGTAGCCTATATGTTTTGGTCATGTATTTAGcaatttgatttggcttgtatttggtatattttgttatgtatatatgtgtaaatgaccTTATCATATTGGCGTATGTTTATCATGTGAGTATGTGTTAGTTCTGAATTGGTATTTTGGGTATCATTTAGTTGATCTTGATAAGTGACATATATGTTAAGTTTTAGGGACAATGATACATATATTTGTTTGACCATTTAGGTAGATTTTGGAGACATATTTGGCATGTTTTAAATGGCCAATTGAGGTAACTATAAGTATCATGGTTGTATATGTTGATATTAcaagttttaagcttgattttaGTTGGTTTTGAATGCCTTTTTATGTCATGGTCATATGAAAATTGTTGTGTTTTAGGTTGGTACCAAGTTGGGTGAGAAAtatagcttggaaaatagcctatttttgtccacacgagcagagacacgggtgtgtatctCAGGTGAaatagctgtgtgtcccctgtaactTCTAAAGAAGGCAAGTCAGTAGcctcacatggcctagcatacgggcatgtggcttggtcgtgtggcacaaatcagtataccctccaattttcacacggcctggcacacgagcatgtgagatTATTTCGAAGAGCACACGGttgccacacgaacgtgtggtttggccatgtgacccaagtcagtaagttACACGGACATGGACACAGGctaagacacgaccatgtgtccctatGTCAAATGCCCACACTACTTGAGACACGAGCGTGccttttttgaaaaattctttgagtactcggtttagtcctgatttgtttttaatgtctattttgggcctcgaaggctcatattagggactatatgattgattatgaatggtttttgatttgaatatgaattgattatGAATGGTTTTTGATTTGAATATgagatgaacatgaaatgtatgtttgttcgattgtaagttcggtaatgctctgtaaccctattccgacattGAATACGGGCCAAGGGTGTTTCAACTTACaaattttatgtttatgttttaggTATTATTGGAAAAATGAGTTCGCCAAGAGGGACTATGCTAAGGAAGCAGCGATCCGTGTTATTATGCATATAGTGGACGTTTTCGGATAGTGGCATATTGTAGACTACACCTTGTGAGTCTGTCCTTAGCAAACTTTTGATGTTGTAAGAAGATATAATTAATCTAATGTATtgtgttatttatttttaaatacttttatttgtttctttaatGATAAaacactaaataaaataataagagataAGTTTTAAGTCAAAAGTACAAGTCGTCTATTTTGAAAATCTTTATAAGTATTTGTGTAGTAAAATCGAGATCCAGACACGGTAACTCGAGTCGGGTTAATGGCGTTACAGACTCTCTTAAGGTGACCCAACTTCCTACAAAGCGAGCACGGTGGATATTTTTTCTTTCCACTTTCtcttttttacttttctttattATCTAACCAACTCTTTTTTCCGATCTGATTTGAGAAGCTTGAGCTTTCTTTGCCTTTTGCCTGAAAAGTTTCTTCAACGTGCCCCTTTTCTCTACTTGTCCTTTTTTGTTCTTAAGCATACAAAACATTGATCAGTTCTGGTTGTAAGATGGTTGACAGATTCCTCTAATTGTCAATGAGGATATCTTTGATTCATATCTCTCAGGAAGTGTGGCAATCACCTTCTAAACTACTTGTCTGTCAGCAAAATGGTCTCCTAGCAATCTTATCTGGTTCACCACTACCATAATTCTATCTAAATATTGCTTTACAATCTCAGCTTCCTTCATCTTGAGGTTTTCAAAATCTCGTCTAAGATTGATCAACTATTGCTACCTTGTCTTCTGCTAACCCTGGAACTCCTCTTTGAGCTTATCTTAAGCTTGTTTAGAAGGGTCACAAGCCATAATTCTTGTAAAGATCTTGAAACATCATTTGGCAGGCAAGACATTGCCTTATGCTTTTTTGCACATTCCTCATTTTGTTGTCTCATTTGAGAAAGTGTTGGATTTGCTTTCAAAGTTGGTGGTACTATTTCAGCATTTACGACTTTCCAAAGATCAAAGGCTTGAAGATAAGTCTTCATTTTTACTACTCAAATATGGTAGTTTTCACATGTGAAAACAGGGGGTGGAGGTGGTGGAAAGCTTGCTGAAGACATTTTTATAGAAATAGaggttattttttctttttaaacaaAACAAAGGTCCTCAAAGATAATTGGTTCTAGATACCAATTTTTGgatatttgatgaaaaatggattaAGATAGAAAGCAAAAACAAGTTATGATCTTCTGTTTCATTACTTGACTTATAGTTTACATGTACAGCAATGCTTAAATaagctaaaaataatattaaataattacaaCTTGGCAAGTCTTGGAACTTGTACAATACAACTTGCCTATCTATTGGCTGATTTTAGTCTAATCAACAACCGAATCAGCTTGTCAAAAAGTTTTATCATTTCGAAGTAAGTTGGCAACTTCTAGAGAAAGGGCTAACATGTATAAGATCACCTAACAAAGCTCACACCTTAAGTGAGCTCGCATCTTTATTGAGCTCACAACTTTGGATGAGCTAGTATCTTTGCGATATGTGTTCGTCATTGCATGGATAAATAGTGTGTAGCTTTTCTAGTCAATGTAGCAATTTATGGAAGTTTTAGACAGAAATCAATACTTTGGGCTAGGATAAATTGATTATAGACATTGcagaatttttgttttattattattttttttggtgGCCAAAGCAGTATTTATGCATTACATATTGCCGAATTGGATCCTTTCTAGAATGACATTCATGCAGATTAATAAAGAATGGTTGGGGGAGATAGTGCGTCCTGTACTTAGAATATTCCATTTTCACTCACTGTAATAACTAATGAGTTACACCAACCGGCTTGGCTTCAAATTTAACACCATCCACAGCTAATTAAATACGCATGTACTACAGCTAGCTAACCAACTTTTTTCCTACTAAAAGTTAATGCTAAAGCTACATGTGGATGCTAATTAACATCAATACCAGTAATGGCTCCCCATCGACCTCCTTCACTCCCTTCATCTACCTTGATTTCTTGTGAAGGTTGAGAAGGGCCACTGCCACCAGCCAAAAGAAAACCAAAGATCCAACCAAAGATAAGGTTATAGCAGCAGTCATTTGGTGACAGAAGCCACCGAACGAATTGCACACCTTCCTCCACTGCACATGCGAGTTACCTTATTGGCCTAAGATACCAACAGCGATTGCAGCCCCATTAGCAGACAAGAGCAACCCCATTATCGCCATATCTAGAATGACGACAACTAATCCTGTCTTGTCTTTGGATGTTCGGACTGCCATTGATGCTACCAGTGATGCTGCGGCGTATGAAAATGCTATGGCATTTGATACGAAGAAGTAtctaataaaaagaaataaagctgagtcaggcatatatatatatgtatatgtttgttATCAGAATGGAGTTTCTATATATGATGTGGAGTGAGCCAAAACAGGAGTGATTATTAATTTGCATTAAAAAAGATGGCAAAAAACTTTTTTAATTGGAAGCTTCCTCATGGATACCATGGTCAACCACAGGAgaaaatatgaatatttcatTGAAGAGATCCAAtgggattttttttaaaagaaacttCCGATTTTGAGTAATGTTTAGTTTAGAATGTTGACAGTCATGCTGATAACATTTACCTAATAAGATCATCAAGATTTATGACTAAACACTGAGATCTAATATAAGAAATATGCTAGATGATCTACCTTGGGCTAGTCTACTTTCTTTTGACTACTTAGAAATTGGGAAGTAATTTTTTACCAGAAAAGAACATCAGCAGTCACAGggacatatacatacatatataatctTGAACGATGGAACTGAAAATATGAAAACTCACACAAAGGCAGACATGTAGTGCCACTTAGCAGTGACAGGGACGTGCAAAGTGGGCAAAGTTTTGGTGATACTTATAGGAATCGTCTTGGTCTCCTTGTCGGCATCCGTCAAAATCGCTGCTACCAACGTAAGGAGTAACCCCAGAACCCTCAATAATCCATCACAGTATCTAATTCTCCTTGAACTCTCTACCACCTTCAAGTTGCTCCCAACTCCTTCCATGTTAATCTCAAAACAAACAAGGCAAAAGTTCAGAGAATGAAGAAGGGGTTTTAAGGTACTATATGCAAAGACTTGTTGTAAGGGTTAAAAAAAGTGAAATATGGAGATGTTACAAAGGTGTGGGATAGTTAATGGCGTGGAAGTTGGAATAAAGGAGGAAGTTGAGGGTGCATTGAAGGCAACTGGAGCATATTATATGTATGCATTAAAGGAGGTAGAGTGAAATACTGAATTTGGTGTTTAAGAAGATGGTACTGGTACGTAACACCAGCATCAAAGCAGGTTTCGCAAGTCCATTATTACTATCTATTACTTAAATTGTGCCATGATACAGGTGGTCAGCGTCAGGGATCGATCCGGCACAGCAGCCAGCGCATATCGTCACCTACATGCCTTACATTAGATTTAGATGCTAACCAATGCAATGGAGTATCCGATGACACAACGGAGACTGCCTATTACTCGGTTGAGAGCAAATAATGCCACCTACTTTTGCTTCATTAGCTTATCAAAGTGATTATTACTATGCATTTTAGAGATCTGATTTTGCAAATAATGAAAAGTGGTACTAATATCATTTATAGTTTGCAGTTACTGGGCAGTATTATCATCTCTTTTTTCTATGATTAAAAATGGTACGAATatttaaattcataaaaaatttgtATGAATCTTTAATGCACTGTCAATGTATGAATTTTATACATCATCAACAAATAATAATACAACACCTCATCACtagtaaaatataaaacaaaaaaaatagtagaggacttataaataaataccaataactatatttaaatataaattcaaaatcCAAAACTCGATATAACTCATAAACTCGAAActgaataaaaatataatagttataattaattttaattatgctTAAATATTAGTATTTACTTATAAGTCCACTATTTTTTGCTTTACCCAATGATGACATGTcatgttgtaatttattaatgGCTTATGAAACTTATGTACTTCCAATGCTTCAAACATTATTCTTTAAAAATATGCAAGGTTGACCAACAAGTCTTAAGTATAATAGTAAAGCATATTTTGCCCTTCCAATAAGAGAATTTAGGTTCAATCCTTGGATATGATATGGTTAAGAGAGATAACCATGAACCTTGAAAGTAGTGGCGAAGTCATGGGGTTGGCAAGGGTCTTGATCccttctaaaataattttttttttatttagacccctttataatttataaaattttaaattattaatagtaAAATTACACATTGACCctccaaaaatgataaaaatttgattttaatcctttaaaaattataaagatatagactattaaaatggtgaaattgtatttttattattgtaaaaatataaaatttaatggcGTCCCTCCCAATAACAATTTTCTAGCTTCGCCCCTGCTTGAAAGGGTCTTCATAGGCAAGGTCGTGGTTAGGGGACTGGCAGGGGCCCTACCCCCttcaaatgaaaaaaatttccatttaggccttttaaaatttttaaaacttttaaaacttttaaaattttaaattagtaaaggtaaaattacactttggccccctctaaaaatgataaaattttgatttaatcctttaaaaattataaagatataggatattaaaattataaaattgcctttttactatcgtaaaaattataatttaatttcggcaCCCTCAAAAAATTTCTGGCTTTGCCACTACTGCAAAATAAGTTTTTTGCGGCGTTTGAAATGCCACTAAAAATCGAATAGATTGAGTGGCGTTTTtaagaaagcgccgctaaagatcgagcattagcggcgtttttaaaaaacgccgctaaaagattAAGCCTCATCTCTTAGCTTCagtggcattagcggcgctttgtgAAAAACGCCGCAATAGCTTGAGTTTTAGCAGTgcttttttaaaaacgccactatagatctaaactattttaaggtttatggattatgggtttaagcgttagggtttaaggttgatggtttatgttttatgattttaGGGTTTGGATACTATAATTaataggtttagggtttagattaattagtgtttttaatttatatattaaataatctcttatataattataaaagagataatattaattttaatattttaaaattataacaaattatttattgaaaaagaaagtaatgattgatatggataggtaattatctattttggataggaccaaattataacaaattaaataaggtcttatttttattttgaattgattttattttgattatatctAAAATCGACTTtataaacaatataaattaaCTACACTATTCACTTAGCTATGGGA
This is a stretch of genomic DNA from Gossypium arboreum isolate Shixiya-1 chromosome 11, ASM2569848v2, whole genome shotgun sequence. It encodes these proteins:
- the LOC108472813 gene encoding CASP-like protein 1E1, with protein sequence MEGVGSNLKVVESSRRIRYCDGLLRVLGLLLTLVAAILTDADKETKTIPISITKTLPTLHVPVTAKWHYMSAFVYFFVSNAIAFSYAAASLVASMAVRTSKDKTGLVVVILDMAIMGLLLSANGAAIAVGILGQ